One genomic segment of Mycolicibacterium gilvum includes these proteins:
- a CDS encoding IS4-like element ISMfl1 family transposase, with protein sequence MPRAGWRKPESDRRLSDLVSVGVLTRVFPPAMVDEVIEATGRTQVRHRALPARVMAYFAIGMGLYSDGSYEDVLSQLTDGLAWASGWREQYQLPGKSAIFQARERLGSQPLAALFARVARPLGAADTPGTWVAGRRVVAIDGTCLDVADSPVNEEFFGRPGVNKGEKSAFPQARLLAVAECGTHAIFAATIGAYRDAESTMVEHVLDALTPEMLVLADRGFFSYALWRNASDTGADLLWRVSTGRNGPTPTHVEDLADGSWLAHLRAAKDRHGEPMLARVIDYTVDDGRDNPVAYRLLTTLTDPDTAPAVELAAAYAQRWEIESVFDELKTHQRGSKVVLRSKSPDLVLQEIWGYLCCHYAIRSLMSQAAHHSGHDPDRLSFTAALRVVRQSVAHQGAFSP encoded by the coding sequence ATGCCTCGCGCGGGTTGGCGGAAGCCTGAATCGGATCGTCGGTTGTCGGATCTGGTGTCTGTGGGTGTCCTGACGAGGGTGTTCCCGCCGGCGATGGTTGATGAGGTGATCGAGGCGACGGGGCGTACTCAGGTGCGTCATCGTGCACTGCCGGCACGGGTGATGGCGTATTTCGCCATCGGCATGGGCCTGTACTCCGATGGCTCCTACGAGGATGTGTTATCCCAGCTCACGGATGGTTTAGCGTGGGCTTCCGGGTGGCGTGAGCAGTATCAGTTGCCGGGGAAGTCGGCCATTTTCCAGGCGCGGGAGCGATTGGGGTCCCAGCCGTTGGCTGCGTTGTTCGCGAGGGTCGCTCGTCCGTTGGGCGCGGCGGATACGCCGGGGACGTGGGTGGCCGGACGCAGGGTGGTCGCGATCGACGGGACGTGCCTGGATGTGGCGGATAGCCCGGTCAATGAGGAGTTCTTCGGGCGTCCGGGGGTGAACAAGGGTGAGAAGTCGGCGTTTCCGCAGGCGCGGTTGTTGGCGGTCGCCGAGTGCGGCACTCATGCGATCTTCGCGGCCACGATCGGCGCCTACCGCGACGCGGAGTCCACGATGGTCGAGCACGTGCTCGATGCACTGACACCGGAAATGCTCGTGCTGGCTGATCGTGGATTCTTCTCATACGCGTTGTGGCGTAACGCTTCCGATACCGGAGCCGATCTGCTGTGGCGCGTGAGCACCGGACGCAACGGCCCGACCCCCACTCACGTCGAGGATCTCGCCGACGGTTCGTGGCTGGCCCACCTGCGCGCGGCCAAGGACCGACACGGCGAGCCAATGCTGGCTCGCGTCATCGACTACACCGTCGACGACGGCCGCGACAACCCCGTGGCCTACCGGTTGCTCACCACGCTGACCGACCCGGACACCGCACCCGCGGTCGAGTTGGCGGCCGCGTACGCCCAGCGCTGGGAGATCGAGAGCGTCTTCGACGAACTCAAGACCCACCAGCGTGGGTCGAAGGTGGTGCTGCGGTCGAAGTCGCCCGACCTCGTCCTGCAGGAGATCTGGGGATACCTGTGCTGCCACTACGCGATTCGCTCGTTGATGAGCCAAGCCGCACACCACAGCGGACACGACCCGGACCGACTCAGCTTCACCGCCGCGTTGCGCGTCGTGCGCCAATCCGTCGCCCATCAGGGCGCTTTTTCCCCCTAA
- a CDS encoding beta-class carbonic anhydrase translates to MTVTDQYLKNNEKYAETFSGPLPLPPSKHVAVVACMDARLDVYRILGLGDGEAHVIRNAGGVVTDDEIRSLAISQRLLGTREIILIHHTDCGMLTFSDDGFKQQIQDETGLKPEWAAEAFQDVEEDVRQSLRRIEASPFVTKHESLRGFVFDVTTGRLNEVTL, encoded by the coding sequence ATGACCGTCACCGACCAGTACCTGAAGAACAACGAGAAGTATGCCGAGACGTTCTCGGGCCCGCTGCCGCTGCCGCCGAGCAAGCACGTCGCCGTCGTCGCCTGCATGGACGCGAGGTTGGACGTCTACCGGATCCTCGGCCTCGGCGACGGGGAGGCGCATGTGATCCGCAATGCCGGCGGGGTCGTCACCGACGACGAGATCCGGTCCCTGGCCATCAGCCAGCGGCTGCTCGGCACCAGGGAGATCATCCTGATCCACCACACCGACTGCGGAATGCTGACCTTCTCCGATGACGGCTTCAAACAGCAGATCCAGGATGAGACCGGCCTCAAACCGGAGTGGGCGGCCGAGGCGTTCCAGGATGTGGAGGAGGATGTCCGGCAGTCGCTACGCCGTATCGAGGCCAGCCCGTTCGTGACCAAACACGAGTCGCTGCGCGGATTCGTCTTCGACGTCACGACCGGTCGCCTGAACGAGGTCACGCTCTAA
- a CDS encoding 3'(2'),5'-bisphosphate nucleotidase CysQ — MTDDHELAGRLATAAGALLLDVRAELAEATPEERKAAGDKRAHDFLLAALTAERPEDAVLSEEGVDDPVRLSAQRVWIVDPLDGTREFSELGRTDWAVHVALWERTGSGGELVAGAVALPAQGVTLVTPTVVAPPAGPSSPRVVVSRTRPPAVALDVKDALNGTLVEMGSAGAKVASVVQGLSDVYVHAGGQYEWDSAAPVAVARAAGLHTSRIDGSPLVYNQRDSKLPDLIVCRPELADAVLAVTTR; from the coding sequence GTGACTGACGACCACGAGCTTGCGGGCCGGCTGGCCACCGCGGCCGGCGCGTTGCTGCTCGACGTCCGTGCCGAGCTCGCCGAGGCGACGCCCGAGGAGCGGAAAGCGGCCGGGGACAAGAGGGCTCACGATTTCCTGCTGGCTGCGCTGACCGCCGAACGTCCTGAGGATGCGGTCCTGTCGGAGGAAGGCGTGGACGACCCGGTGCGGCTGTCCGCGCAGCGGGTGTGGATCGTCGACCCGCTGGACGGCACCCGCGAGTTCTCCGAGCTCGGGCGCACGGACTGGGCTGTGCACGTCGCGCTGTGGGAGCGCACCGGAAGCGGCGGCGAGCTCGTCGCCGGGGCGGTGGCACTTCCCGCCCAGGGTGTCACGCTGGTGACCCCGACGGTGGTGGCGCCGCCCGCCGGTCCGTCGTCTCCGCGCGTCGTGGTGTCACGCACCCGGCCGCCGGCCGTCGCGCTGGACGTCAAGGATGCGCTGAACGGCACTCTGGTCGAAATGGGTTCGGCGGGAGCCAAAGTCGCGTCTGTCGTGCAGGGACTGTCCGACGTCTACGTGCATGCCGGCGGTCAGTACGAGTGGGACTCGGCGGCGCCGGTCGCCGTCGCCCGGGCCGCGGGTCTGCACACCTCCCGCATCGACGGCTCGCCGTTGGTCTACAACCAGCGCGACTCCAAGCTGCCCGACCTCATCGTGTGCCGGCCCGAATTGGCCGACGCGGTGCTGGCCGTCACCACGCGCTGA
- a CDS encoding cysteine hydrolase family protein, with protein MSDPQTLRALAGLPLTPMSLADSALVLIDCQNTYTRGVMELDGVQAALDEAATLLDRARTAGIAVVHIQHDDGPGSLYDIEGESGAIVDRVAPRDGERVVVKNYPNSFVQTDLDDVLKSYGASNLVLAGFMTHMCVNSTARGAFNLGYAPTVVAAATATRALPGVDGDTVAASAVHAASLAAVADLFAVVVPGEKDIPG; from the coding sequence ATGTCCGATCCCCAAACCCTGCGGGCTCTCGCCGGGCTGCCGCTGACCCCGATGAGCCTGGCCGATTCGGCGCTGGTGCTGATCGACTGCCAGAACACCTACACCCGCGGAGTGATGGAACTCGACGGTGTGCAGGCCGCGCTCGACGAGGCCGCGACGCTGCTGGACCGGGCCAGGACGGCCGGCATCGCGGTGGTGCACATCCAGCACGACGACGGGCCGGGCTCGCTCTACGACATCGAGGGGGAGAGCGGCGCGATCGTCGACCGGGTCGCCCCGCGCGACGGTGAGCGGGTGGTGGTCAAGAACTATCCGAACTCGTTCGTGCAGACAGACCTCGACGACGTCCTGAAGTCCTACGGCGCCTCGAACCTCGTCCTCGCCGGATTCATGACGCACATGTGCGTGAACTCGACCGCACGCGGCGCGTTCAACCTCGGTTATGCCCCGACGGTGGTGGCTGCGGCGACGGCGACGCGCGCGCTGCCCGGCGTCGACGGCGACACGGTCGCCGCGTCGGCGGTCCACGCTGCCAGCCTGGCCGCGGTGGCGGACCTGTTCGCCGTGGTGGTGCCCGGTGAGAAAGACATCCCCGGCTAG
- a CDS encoding response regulator transcription factor produces MRRADGSPIRVLVVDDEAVLAELMSMALRYEGWDISTAGDGATAIALARQNPPDVVVLDVMLPDMSGLEVLRTLREQIPGLPLLLLTAKDSVEDRIAGLTAGGDDYVTKPFSIEEVVLRLRALLRRTGVATATGGAKLVVGDLVLDEDSHEVTRGGDLITLTATEFELLRFMMRNARCVLSKAQILDRVWSYDFGGRSNIVELYVSYLRKKIDSGREPMIHTLRGAGYVLKPAR; encoded by the coding sequence ATGCGCCGCGCGGACGGCAGCCCCATCCGGGTGCTGGTCGTCGACGACGAAGCGGTGCTGGCCGAACTGATGTCCATGGCGTTGCGGTACGAGGGCTGGGACATCTCCACCGCCGGCGACGGGGCGACCGCGATCGCGCTCGCCCGTCAGAATCCCCCCGACGTGGTCGTCCTCGACGTGATGCTGCCCGACATGAGCGGACTCGAGGTGCTGCGCACGTTGCGCGAGCAGATTCCCGGCCTGCCGCTGCTGCTGCTGACGGCGAAGGACTCGGTGGAGGACCGCATCGCTGGGCTGACCGCCGGCGGCGACGACTACGTGACCAAGCCGTTCAGCATCGAGGAGGTCGTGCTGCGGCTGCGCGCGTTGCTGCGCCGCACCGGGGTGGCGACCGCGACCGGCGGCGCCAAGCTCGTCGTCGGTGACCTGGTGCTCGACGAGGACAGCCACGAGGTCACCCGCGGCGGCGATCTGATCACCCTGACCGCAACGGAATTCGAACTGCTGCGGTTCATGATGCGCAACGCCCGCTGCGTGCTGAGCAAGGCGCAGATCCTCGACAGGGTCTGGAGCTACGACTTCGGCGGCCGCTCGAACATCGTCGAACTGTACGTGTCGTATCTGCGAAAGAAGATCGACAGCGGACGGGAACCGATGATCCACACACTGCGCGGCGCGGGATATGTCCTCAAGCCCGCGCGCTGA
- the cysN gene encoding sulfate adenylyltransferase subunit CysN: protein MSGSTTLLRIATAGSVDDGKSTLIGRLLFDSKAVMEDQLAAVERTSKERGNDYTDLALVTDGLRAEREQGITIDVAYRYFATAKRKFIIADTPGHIQYTRNMVTGTSTAQLAIVLVDARHGLLEQSRRHAFLASLLGIRHIVLAVNKMDLIGWDQATFEKIRDDFHDFAARLDVHDVTTIPLSALTGDNVVTKSDITPWYEGPSLLSHLEEVYIAGDRNLVDVRFPVQYVIRPQTHEHADHRSYAGTVASGVMRPGDEIVVLPSGKTSRITSIEGPGGPVQEAFPPMAVSVSLADDIDISRGDMIARPNNQPRIAQDFDATVCWMADEESLEPGRDYIIKHTTRTTRVRVTGLDYRLDVNTLHRDKSATALKLNELGRISLRSQVPLLLDEYSRNAATGSFILIDPNTNRTIAAGMVLPYVAGRTSTPNTVRHESLCTAEDRLSKGRTVWFTGLSGSGKSSVAVRVERKLLEKGVPAYVLDGDNLRHGLNADLGFSMDDRAENQRRLAYVAAILADAGQVVLVPAISPLAEHRALARKVATEQGLEFFEVFCDTPLDDCERRDPKGLYAKARAGEITHFTGIDSPYQRPKNPDLRLTPDLTPDEHADAVIELLESRES from the coding sequence ATGAGCGGTTCGACGACACTGCTGCGCATCGCGACCGCGGGTTCGGTCGACGACGGCAAGTCCACGCTGATCGGCCGGCTGCTGTTCGACTCCAAGGCGGTGATGGAGGATCAGCTCGCCGCCGTCGAGCGCACCTCCAAGGAGCGCGGAAACGACTACACCGACCTCGCACTGGTCACCGACGGACTGCGGGCCGAACGTGAGCAGGGCATCACGATCGACGTCGCGTACCGGTACTTCGCCACGGCCAAGCGCAAATTCATCATCGCCGACACCCCGGGGCACATCCAGTACACCCGCAACATGGTCACCGGCACCTCGACCGCGCAGCTGGCCATCGTCCTCGTCGATGCGCGTCACGGACTGCTGGAACAGTCGCGCCGGCATGCGTTCCTGGCCTCGCTGCTCGGCATCCGGCACATCGTGCTGGCGGTCAACAAGATGGATCTGATCGGGTGGGATCAGGCCACGTTCGAAAAGATCCGCGACGACTTCCACGATTTCGCAGCACGACTCGATGTCCACGACGTCACGACCATCCCGCTCTCGGCGCTCACCGGCGACAACGTGGTCACCAAATCCGATATCACGCCGTGGTACGAGGGGCCGTCGCTGCTGTCGCACCTCGAAGAGGTCTACATCGCCGGTGACCGCAACCTCGTCGACGTCCGCTTCCCCGTGCAGTATGTGATCCGGCCGCAGACCCATGAGCACGCCGACCATCGCAGTTATGCCGGCACTGTGGCCAGCGGTGTGATGCGCCCGGGTGACGAGATCGTCGTGCTGCCCAGCGGCAAGACGTCGCGCATCACTTCCATCGAAGGTCCGGGCGGTCCTGTGCAGGAGGCCTTTCCGCCGATGGCGGTGTCGGTCAGCCTCGCCGACGACATCGACATCTCGCGCGGAGACATGATCGCCCGGCCGAACAACCAGCCGCGCATCGCCCAGGACTTCGACGCGACCGTCTGCTGGATGGCCGACGAGGAGTCGCTGGAACCGGGACGCGACTACATCATCAAGCACACCACCCGCACCACCCGGGTCAGGGTGACGGGCCTGGACTACCGCCTCGACGTCAACACCCTCCATCGGGACAAGTCGGCGACCGCACTCAAACTCAATGAGCTGGGCCGTATCTCGCTACGCAGCCAGGTGCCGCTGCTGCTCGACGAGTACAGCCGCAACGCGGCGACGGGATCGTTCATCCTGATCGATCCGAACACCAACCGCACCATCGCCGCAGGCATGGTCCTGCCCTACGTGGCCGGGCGGACGTCGACGCCGAACACGGTGCGTCACGAATCGCTGTGCACGGCCGAGGACCGTCTCTCCAAGGGGCGCACCGTCTGGTTCACCGGGCTGTCCGGATCCGGGAAGTCCTCGGTGGCGGTACGCGTCGAGCGCAAACTTCTCGAAAAGGGCGTTCCCGCCTATGTTCTCGACGGCGACAACCTGCGGCACGGCCTGAACGCCGATCTGGGGTTTTCGATGGACGATCGGGCGGAGAACCAGCGCCGGTTGGCCTACGTCGCGGCAATCCTCGCCGATGCGGGGCAGGTGGTGCTGGTTCCCGCGATCAGCCCGCTCGCCGAGCATCGCGCGCTGGCGCGCAAGGTCGCCACGGAGCAGGGCCTGGAGTTCTTCGAGGTGTTCTGTGACACCCCGCTCGACGACTGCGAGCGTCGAGATCCCAAGGGGCTCTATGCCAAAGCCCGCGCCGGTGAGATCACCCACTTCACCGGGATCGACAGCCCGTATCAGCGGCCGAAGAATCCGGACCTGCGGTTGACCCCGGATCTCACCCCCGACGAGCATGCCGACGCGGTGATCGAGCTCCTGGAAAGCCGGGAGTCGTGA
- a CDS encoding bifunctional glycosyltransferase family 2/GtrA family protein, whose translation MTQTVTDDVAAEATRDTGPVVLDIVIPVHNEQAALADSVRRVHRYLNESVPLRARITIADNASVDETPRVAAQLAADLPGVRVVRLEEKGRGRALREVWTRSDAAVLVYMDVDLSTDLAALAPLVAPLISGHSDLAIGTRLARSARVQRGPKREIISRCYNMILKSTLSAGFSDAQCGFKAIRADVAAQLLPYVEDTGWFFDTELLILAERSGLRIHEVPVDWVDDPDSRVDIVSTAAADLKGIGRLLRGFAGGAIPVNTIAAQLGKSGGPRRSLLRQAVRFGAVGVVSTVAYTVLFLLMQGWAGPQPANVIALLLTALGNTAANRRFTFGVGGRHRRGRHHVEGLIVFAIALALTSGALALLHAVAESPHHLVELAVLVVANLLATVVRFVLLRGWVFHPRRTTTGGTTR comes from the coding sequence ATGACACAAACCGTCACGGACGACGTCGCCGCGGAGGCGACGCGCGACACCGGCCCAGTGGTCCTCGACATCGTGATCCCCGTGCACAACGAGCAGGCCGCGCTGGCCGATTCGGTGCGTCGCGTGCACCGCTATCTGAACGAGTCGGTGCCGTTGCGTGCGCGGATCACGATCGCCGACAACGCCAGCGTCGACGAGACCCCGCGCGTCGCCGCACAACTCGCCGCCGATCTGCCCGGCGTCCGGGTGGTGCGGTTGGAGGAGAAGGGACGTGGACGCGCGCTGCGCGAGGTCTGGACCCGGTCCGACGCCGCGGTGCTCGTCTACATGGACGTCGATCTGTCGACCGACCTCGCCGCGCTGGCGCCGCTCGTGGCTCCGCTGATCTCGGGGCATTCCGACCTCGCGATCGGGACGCGTCTGGCCCGCAGCGCCCGGGTGCAGCGCGGTCCCAAACGCGAGATCATCTCCCGCTGCTACAACATGATTCTGAAATCGACTCTCTCGGCAGGCTTTTCGGATGCCCAGTGTGGCTTCAAGGCCATCCGCGCCGACGTCGCCGCCCAACTGCTCCCGTATGTCGAGGACACCGGATGGTTCTTCGACACCGAGTTGCTGATCCTCGCCGAACGCAGCGGCCTGCGCATCCACGAGGTGCCCGTCGACTGGGTGGACGACCCCGACAGCCGTGTCGACATCGTGAGCACCGCGGCCGCCGACCTGAAAGGGATCGGCCGGCTGCTGCGGGGCTTCGCCGGCGGTGCCATACCTGTCAACACCATCGCCGCGCAGCTGGGCAAGTCGGGCGGGCCCCGGCGCTCGCTGCTCCGGCAGGCGGTGCGATTCGGCGCCGTCGGTGTCGTCTCGACCGTCGCGTACACGGTGCTGTTCCTCCTGATGCAGGGGTGGGCCGGCCCTCAGCCGGCGAATGTGATCGCCCTGCTGCTCACCGCTCTGGGCAACACCGCGGCGAACCGCCGATTCACCTTCGGCGTGGGTGGACGGCACCGACGGGGCCGGCATCACGTCGAAGGCCTCATCGTGTTCGCCATCGCGCTGGCCCTCACCAGCGGCGCGCTCGCGCTGCTGCATGCCGTCGCCGAATCTCCGCACCACCTCGTCGAACTCGCGGTCCTCGTCGTGGCGAACCTGCTGGCCACCGTGGTGCGTTTCGTCCTGCTTCGCGGTTGGGTGTTCCATCCCCGCCGCACGACCACCGGAGGAACCACACGATGA
- a CDS encoding glycosyltransferase family 39 protein: protein MTTTVHTGVRAAPHPEADTRPRWVTPALLALLASTAVLYLWGLGSSGWANQYYAAAAQAGTQDWKAWLFGSLDAGNAITVDKPPASLWVMALSGRVFGFSPFTMLLPQALMGVASVAVLVAAVRRLSGPGAGLIAGAALAVTPVAALMFRYNNPDALLVLLLVVAAYLMVRAIQTGGTRWVVLVGVVLGVAFLTKMLQAFLVVPGLALAFLVAAPVGVWARVGKLAAGGVAMIATAGSFLTLVSVWPADARPYIGGSTDNSLLQLALGYNGIQRVMGGQGGPGGPPGGGLGGPPAGGPGGPGGGANLFFGGEPGIGRLFGASMGAEASWLLPAALIGLVAALWITRRAARTDAIRAGLLLWGGWVLVTGIVFSYMDGIIHPYYTVALAPGIAALIGISVVTLWRGRGLFAPRLILAAMSAVTGVWAFVLLDRTPEWQPWLRWVVLVGSIAVAVVFSAGAHRLGRATVAVAAAAIVLGAAAPLAYALETALHSHAGGAMAMSGPARDSGFGGPGGPAGPDGDNTELQELVRSADNRWAAAGVGSMLTGDLQLRTGASVMAIGGFTGGDNAPTLEQFQQYVADGQVRYFIAGGHGGPGGGARSASQITAWVTQTFAPRDVGGTAVYDLQR, encoded by the coding sequence ATGACCACCACCGTCCATACGGGTGTCCGCGCAGCCCCGCATCCCGAGGCCGACACGCGCCCCCGATGGGTGACGCCCGCTCTGCTCGCACTGCTGGCGTCCACGGCGGTGCTCTACCTGTGGGGGCTCGGATCCTCGGGGTGGGCCAATCAGTACTACGCCGCGGCCGCGCAGGCGGGCACGCAGGACTGGAAAGCCTGGCTGTTCGGATCGCTGGACGCGGGCAACGCCATCACGGTCGACAAGCCGCCCGCCTCGCTGTGGGTGATGGCGTTGTCGGGCAGGGTGTTCGGGTTCAGTCCGTTCACGATGCTGCTGCCCCAGGCATTGATGGGCGTCGCGTCGGTGGCGGTGCTCGTCGCGGCGGTGCGGCGGCTCAGCGGTCCGGGCGCCGGTCTCATCGCCGGTGCGGCACTGGCGGTGACGCCGGTGGCCGCGCTGATGTTCCGGTACAACAACCCCGACGCGCTGTTGGTCCTGCTGCTCGTGGTGGCCGCCTATCTGATGGTGCGGGCGATCCAGACCGGTGGCACCCGGTGGGTCGTCCTGGTCGGCGTCGTCCTCGGCGTCGCGTTCCTGACCAAGATGCTGCAGGCGTTCCTCGTGGTGCCCGGCCTGGCGCTCGCCTTCCTGGTCGCCGCGCCGGTCGGAGTGTGGGCACGGGTGGGCAAGCTCGCCGCCGGCGGAGTCGCGATGATCGCCACCGCCGGCTCGTTCCTGACGCTGGTGAGTGTGTGGCCGGCCGACGCGCGGCCCTACATCGGCGGCTCGACCGACAACAGCCTGCTGCAGTTGGCGTTGGGCTACAACGGGATTCAACGCGTCATGGGCGGTCAGGGCGGCCCCGGAGGTCCGCCCGGCGGCGGTCTCGGTGGGCCTCCCGCGGGCGGTCCCGGCGGGCCGGGCGGGGGAGCCAACCTGTTCTTCGGCGGCGAGCCGGGCATCGGCAGGCTCTTCGGCGCCTCCATGGGCGCCGAGGCGTCCTGGCTGCTGCCCGCGGCGCTGATCGGACTTGTGGCGGCGCTGTGGATCACGCGCCGGGCCGCCCGCACCGATGCGATCCGCGCGGGCCTGCTGCTCTGGGGCGGTTGGGTCCTGGTCACCGGCATCGTCTTCAGCTACATGGACGGCATCATCCACCCCTACTACACGGTCGCTCTGGCGCCGGGAATCGCGGCGCTGATCGGGATCTCGGTCGTCACCCTGTGGCGTGGCAGAGGCCTGTTCGCGCCGAGGTTGATCCTTGCGGCCATGTCGGCGGTGACGGGGGTGTGGGCGTTCGTCCTGCTCGACCGGACGCCCGAGTGGCAGCCGTGGCTGCGCTGGGTGGTGCTCGTCGGGTCGATCGCCGTGGCGGTGGTCTTCAGCGCCGGGGCGCACCGCCTCGGTCGCGCCACCGTGGCGGTGGCAGCCGCCGCGATCGTGCTGGGCGCCGCGGCACCGTTGGCGTACGCGCTCGAGACCGCGCTGCACTCTCATGCAGGAGGCGCGATGGCGATGTCGGGCCCCGCGCGCGACAGCGGCTTCGGTGGTCCCGGCGGGCCTGCGGGACCGGACGGAGACAACACCGAACTGCAGGAGCTGGTCAGGTCGGCCGACAACCGTTGGGCTGCAGCGGGTGTCGGCTCCATGCTGACAGGTGACCTCCAACTGCGGACCGGTGCGTCAGTGATGGCCATCGGTGGCTTCACAGGTGGTGACAACGCCCCGACCCTGGAACAGTTCCAGCAGTACGTGGCCGACGGCCAGGTGCGCTACTTCATCGCCGGCGGGCACGGCGGCCCGGGGGGCGGGGCCAGGTCGGCGTCACAGATCACGGCGTGGGTCACGCAGACCTTCGCACCCCGCGACGTCGGCGGCACGGCCGTGTACGACCTGCAGCGCTGA
- a CDS encoding sensor histidine kinase, with translation MSSSPRAERTPAPVLRPPRTWSLRTRLILTQLLLLAVVCAGVGVATEFALQRFLMNQLDEQVIEAGRRSSMIFEFGPPPPPGMGMPPPPGVGMPPPPGVGMPVPPVGPPPRRGHHMMIRDEGPGPAFLNAPGQAILTVGAVVSDGRADDAGMIATDGSRTEISDVAARQLATVAVGGRPHTVDLDGLGRYRVVAFPSHMEGEAVVAGLPTTDVDDTLFWVAVIFGVVAVVALMAAGTAGAVIVRRQLAPLARVSEAAQQVADLELDRGEVRLPTPIVKVDPAAAQTEVGQLGSALNRMLDRIAGALSARHASETRVRQFVADASHELRTPLAAIRGYTELAQRKQAELPDDVAHAMSRVESETARMTQLVEDMLLLARLDTGRPLDRDSVDLTRLVVDAVSDAHVAAPDHVWELDLPDEPLTVCGDEARLHQVLANLLANAGIHTPAGTTVTTSLTATDTGDVLVRVVDDGPGIPARLQPDVFERFARGDTSRSRRGGSTGLGLAIVAAVVRAHHGTISLHSVPGRTEFAVVLPGDTQAVHSVGPR, from the coding sequence ATGTCCTCAAGCCCGCGCGCTGAGCGCACGCCGGCACCGGTTCTGCGTCCGCCGCGCACCTGGTCGTTACGCACCCGCCTGATCCTCACGCAGCTGCTGCTGCTCGCGGTGGTGTGTGCGGGCGTCGGCGTCGCGACAGAGTTCGCGCTGCAACGGTTCCTGATGAACCAGCTCGACGAGCAGGTCATCGAGGCGGGCCGGCGCTCCTCGATGATCTTCGAATTCGGTCCGCCTCCGCCGCCGGGCATGGGGATGCCTCCGCCGCCAGGCGTGGGGATGCCTCCGCCGCCAGGCGTGGGGATGCCGGTGCCGCCGGTGGGGCCCCCGCCGCGCCGCGGTCACCACATGATGATCAGGGACGAAGGACCTGGGCCGGCATTCCTCAACGCGCCGGGGCAGGCCATCCTGACGGTGGGCGCGGTGGTGTCCGACGGCAGGGCCGACGACGCCGGAATGATCGCCACGGACGGCTCGCGCACCGAGATCTCCGATGTCGCGGCCCGGCAACTCGCGACGGTCGCCGTCGGCGGGCGTCCGCACACGGTGGACCTCGACGGGCTCGGCCGCTACCGCGTGGTCGCCTTCCCGTCCCACATGGAGGGTGAAGCCGTGGTGGCGGGGCTGCCGACCACCGACGTCGACGACACGCTGTTCTGGGTCGCGGTGATCTTCGGGGTCGTCGCCGTTGTCGCGCTGATGGCCGCCGGCACCGCAGGGGCGGTCATCGTCCGGCGTCAACTCGCCCCGCTGGCAAGGGTTTCCGAGGCGGCGCAGCAGGTGGCCGACCTCGAGCTCGACCGCGGCGAGGTTCGGTTACCGACTCCGATCGTGAAGGTCGATCCCGCGGCGGCGCAGACCGAGGTCGGTCAGCTCGGCTCGGCGCTGAACCGGATGCTCGACCGGATCGCCGGTGCGCTGTCGGCCCGGCACGCCAGCGAGACGCGGGTGCGGCAGTTCGTCGCCGACGCCAGCCATGAACTGCGCACGCCGCTGGCCGCGATTCGCGGCTATACCGAACTGGCGCAACGCAAACAGGCCGAGTTGCCCGACGATGTCGCGCACGCGATGAGCCGGGTGGAATCCGAGACCGCGCGCATGACCCAGCTCGTCGAGGACATGCTGCTGCTGGCCCGTCTGGACACCGGGCGACCGCTCGACCGTGACAGCGTCGATCTCACTCGTCTGGTCGTCGACGCGGTCAGCGACGCGCACGTCGCCGCGCCGGACCATGTCTGGGAACTCGACCTGCCCGACGAACCACTCACCGTCTGTGGGGACGAAGCCCGTCTGCACCAGGTGCTGGCCAATCTGCTCGCCAACGCCGGCATCCACACCCCGGCCGGAACCACGGTCACCACGTCGCTGACGGCGACCGACACCGGGGACGTCCTGGTTCGCGTCGTCGACGACGGCCCGGGAATACCGGCCCGGCTGCAACCCGATGTGTTCGAACGCTTCGCCCGCGGCGACACGTCCCGGTCGCGGCGCGGCGGCAGCACCGGACTGGGGCTGGCGATCGTCGCCGCCGTCGTGCGGGCGCACCACGGCACCATCTCGCTGCACAGTGTCCCGGGCAGAACCGAATTCGCGGTGGTCCTGCCCGGCGATACACAGGCGGTGCATAGCGTCGGCCCACGCTGA